The Archangium primigenium genomic interval GTCCCACCCGTGGGTGGCGCCCGGGTACACGGCCAGGGACACGTGCGCGTTGTCCGAGCGGCCCAGGCTGTCGATGAGCGTGCGGCAGGAGTCGGGCGCGTCATACGCGTCCGCGGTGCCCGCCTGGATGAACACCGGCGCGCCGGTGAGGTTCGAGAAGCCGTAGCCGGGCACGCGGTTGTACACCCAGCACACCGGGTAGAGCGGCGCGTGGGCCACGAACCGCTGGCCGGACTCGGCGCGGGCTTCGTTCTCGCGCGTGGCGGTCAGCATCGACATCACCCCGCCCCAGGAGAAGCCCATGATGCCGATGCGCGAGGCGTCGATGGCCGGGTGGGCGGACAGGTACTTCAAGGCGCCGTAGGCATCCGGCAGCGTCTCGGAGACGGCCTGGGGCCGGCCCTCGGCGCCCCCGGTCAGGCCCCGGGCGGCCCACATGTCGATCTCCAGCGTGGCGATGCCCGCCTCGTGCAGCGCCCGGGCGTAGAAGGCGCCCCGGGTGTCCACACCGCCCGAGCCATGGGCGATCACCACCGCGGGCATCCGCCCCGACAGGCCCTGGGGCACGCTGAGCAGACCCGCCACCTGGAGGGGCGTGGGCGAGCCCACCGCGGGAAAGGAGACGAAGGCGCGAGAGGCCACGGGAGCCTCGATGGCGAGCTCGTCCAGGGGCGCGGCGGACACGGTCTCTCGCGGAGGCGCGGCGGCGGAACAGGCGCTCAGCGCGGCGACGAGTGACACGCGGGTCAACCACGACGACATGGTGGGCATCTTCGTGCTCCAGGCTCCCAGGGGGGGCACATATGCGTCCGCCCCTCCCCCGAGACAACCCCCCCACCGGAGCGCGCCCCCGCCCCTGTCGACAACCGGGCGGAAGCGCCGCTTTTTTCAGCCCTTGGGGGCCACGAAGATGCGGTTGGGGCCGGCGGCCTTGGACGCGCGCAGGGCCCGCTCGGCGGCGGAGACCAGGTCCTGCTCGGTGCGGGCCTGATCCGGGAAGACGGCCACGCCGGTGCTCACGGTGACCGCGCCCACCGCGGCGCCCGTGCCCTCGGGGAAGTCCAGCTCCTCCACCGCCTTGCGCAGACGCTCGGCGTAGTTGAGCGCCCGGTCCAGGTCGGCGTTGCAGAGCACCACGCCGAACACGTCCCAGTCGTAGCGGGCGGAGATCTCCGAGGAGTTGTCGCTGCGCGCGTGGGTGACGGGGTCCTCCATCAGGTCCGTCACCAGTTGGGCCACGCGGCGCAGGAGCTTGTCGCCCTCGGCATAGCCCCGGGTGAGGTTGAGGTGGCGAAAGCCGTCGATGTCCACCATCAGGAGCACCAGCTTCTGCTCGCGGCGCCGCGCGCTCAGCAGGCCCGCGCTCAGGGCCTCCTGGAAGTAGCGGTGGTTGTAGAGCCCGGTGAGCCCGTCGCGGAACGCCAGGCGCTCGCTCTCGGGGATGAGGGGCTGGGAGCTGACGCGCGACTCGGCCGAGCGCGGCTCCACCGTCTTCACCCGCGTGCTCGACAGGGGCGAGCGCCCCGTGGCCGGCTTGAGCGCGGGCCGCAGGCCGAGCTGCTCCTTGAGCTCGAGCACCATCTTGTCGCGGATGGCCACCAGGGCGGCGTTGTGCACCGCCTGGCCCACGGTGTTCTTGAGCTCCTGCTCGGTGAAGGGCTTGGTGAGGAAATGGTTCACCCGCGCTTCGTTGATGGCCTTCTGGGCGTCCTCCAGCTTCTGGGATGCCGTCACCAGGATGCGCGCGGCATGGGGTTGGAGCTCGGAGACGCGCTTGAGGAGATCCACCCCCATGAGCCCGTCACCAAGGTTTTGATCCGATACGACCGCGTGCAGTTGTTCCCGCTGGAGGACTTCGAGCGCTTCCTCCGCGGACCTGGCGAGAAAGACGGTGAAGTCCTTGCTCAGGTAGTACTGCATCAGGGCCAGCATCGTCCGGTTGTCCTCGACCACTAGGACCTTCGCAGCAACAGGCTCACTCACCAGGGCACACCAACACGACGAGGGGCATGCAAGAGGCGCCGAGCGTCGCAAAGGTGGGGGCATGGTCGCAAGGGTCGAAGCGACCGGAGTGTCATTTCAATCTCCCGGCCACTCGTGGACCGGGCTGCCGGACGCCGAGAGCGCCACATAGCGCTCCAGCAGTGCGCCCAGGGCGTCGGGCCGGGGCATGTGACCTTCCAGGCGGGCCAACATCTTCCGCTGCCAGCGTGCTCCCGTGCACCGGGCCCGCACCCGGGCCTGGATGAGACCGAGCAGGGCCTCCACCTCGGTGGGGTCCACGCCCGCGCCCACCAAGCCCTCGCGCGCGATGGGCAGCAGGCGCTCCACCAGGACGGGCGCGGAGACGGGCCGGGGCATCGACAAGGGGCGCTCGGGCCACAGCAGGGTCGCGTCCATGCCCTGGCGCGCGGCGCGCAGGAAGTTCTGCTGGGCGTAGGCGAAGGGCATCGCGGGCAGCCAGGCGTCGACCTGGCGACCCAGACCCAGGGTGAGGCCCAACAACAACGCGCCGTTGGCCAGCATGTCCTCCACCGTGGGACCGGCGGGCAGGGCCCGCATCTCGATGCGCACGTGGCCGCCGTCACCGGGATCGTACACGGCGCGGTTCCAGCTCCACACTGTCCCCTGGTGCAGTCGCAGCTCGTCCAGGCGGGGCACCGCGCCCCGGGCCAGGGCCTCGCGAGGGGACTCCTCCCCCATCACGGGCAGGAGCGGCGGATAGAGCGCCACCGACTCGGCGAACAGCTCCCAGGGGCCCTCGCGCACCCAGCCGTGCCCGAAGGACACCCGGCCCGGCCGGGGCGCCTCGGCGGACACCTCGCCCCGGTCGTCCACCGCCTGGCGGAAGAGCGCCACCCGCGTCTCGTCCCACAGCCGCCGCCCGAGCAGGAAGGGCGAGTTGCCGCTGATGGCCAGCACCGGCGCCGTGGCGAGCTGGCACGCGTTGTACAGCCGCGCGAAGTCCGCCGGGTTGGTGCGCAGGTGGAACTGCACCGAGGTGTTGGCCCCCTCCAGCGTGACCTCGTCCCACTCCCGCGAGAACTGGTCCTCCCCCTGGATGACGACCCGCACGGGCTCGGCGCCCCGGTTGCGGCGCAGGGAGGTGGCCATGGCCCGGTAGCGCGCCATGGGGGTGAGGGAGCTGGGGCCCAGGTCCCCGTCGCGCAGCGTGGGGAGGATGCCCGTCACCACCACGCGTCCGCCCACCGTGGCCGCCGCGCGCCGCACCTCCGCGAGCGCGCTCTCGAACTCCGCGCGCATGGCCGAGAAGGGGCGCCCCGCGAGCGGGCCGGGCAGCATGTTGCATTCCAGGTTGAAGCGGCCGATCTCCACCGTCACCCGGGGGTCCTCCGTCCGGCCGAGCACCTCCTTGTTGAGCGGCAGGGGCCGGCCGTGCGTGTCCACCAGGAACAGCTCCAGCTCGGCGCCCAGCGAGTGCTCGCCCACGCCGAAGCCGGGCCGCGCCAGCACCTCGCGCAGCACGCCGAGGCTCTCCTCGAGCCGCTGGCTGAACCGGCCGTACTCCTCGTCCGTGAAGGTCTCCGACTGGATTTGCAGGCCCATGGCGCTACCTCCTCAGGACAGCGGGAGCGAGAGGCGAGAGGGGGACAGTCCCGGCTGGGACGCGAAGGCGCGCAGCAGTCGCGAGGACAGGGCGGTCGCCTGGGCGCGGATCTCCGGCACCGCGGTGCTCTCCCACAGCTCGCCCCGGCGCAGCGGTCCGAGCGTGAAGAGCCCCTCGGCCACCCGGCCCCGGGCGTCGAGCAGCGCGCCCTCCCCGTCCGTGGCCAGGCCCAGGCCCAGGGAATCCAACCGGCCCAGCCCCGAGTCGAGCAGCGCGCGCAGCAGAGGATGACCCCGGCCGAGGGACGCATCCGGACCGGTACAATTGATGACGTGCCGCACGCGCAGGGACTCCTCGCGCCCGAGCCCGCGAGGGCTCAACCGCGCCTCCACCCACTGCTCGTCCACCATCCGGAAGCCCCGCACCCGCGCCGCCTGCGGGCGCAGCACGCCCGCGCTGCGCAGCTGGCGCACGGTCTCGTTGACGCTCGGGGCCATGCGGTGGCGGTGCACGTCCCAGAAGGTGCGCAGGTGGCACAGGAAGCGGCGGCGCTCGGAGGGCGCCAGGTCCCCCCAGAGCGAGGCCGTCACGGGCCGCAGCGCGTCCACGACCCCTCGCCAATCCTCGGGTGCCCGGGCCGCTTCTCGCCGCAGCGTGCCGAGCAGCGAGCGGACATGCCGGGGCGCGGGGAACGTCGGCGGCGGCGCGGCGGGCCCATGGCGGTGCACGTGGGGCAGCAGGCCATGCCGCGACACGGCGTGGATGCGGCCCTCGTGGTGGCGCTCGGCGAGCGACAGCACCGTGTCCACCATGGTCAGGCCCGTGCCGATGAGCAGCACCGGATCGTGCGGCGCGATGCCGTCCAGGGCGCCCGGAGCCCAGGGCGAGCGGACATACCGGGGGCTGGCGAACAGCCCGAGATCCTCCACCGGCAGGTCCGCGGGCTGGGCATTGCCCACCGCCAGCACCACCCGCTGGGCTTCCAGCCGGGAGCCGTCGAGCAGCTCCACCTGGTAGCCCCCGCCGTCCGCCCGGGACAAGGAGACGGCCTCGCCCTTGAGGGGCATGAAGCTCACCTGGGGGGCGGCGTGCCGGCGCGCCGTGCGCAACACCGACTCCAGGTATTGGCCGTAGCGCCGGCGCTGGACGAAGTCACACGGGGCCGTGTCCGGCGCCACGCGGCGCATCCAGCGCAGGAAGTGCTCGGGGTCGTCCGCGAAGGCGCTCATCTTCGCCACGGGAACGTTGAGGAGGTGACTCGCGCTCGGCGTGGAGTAGGCCAGTCCCGGGCCAATGTTTCCGGAGCGCTCCAGGAGCGCCACCCGGAGCGGACCCGAGGCATGACGCAACAGCTGCACCGCCAGCAGTGTCCCACTCGCACCGCCACCCACCACCAGGACATCCCACCGCCGCTCGGAGCTCACCCCGGGAGTCTAAGTCCGGGGGTCCGGGTCGACATCCCCCCGGTCCGCCTCTACCCCAGCCGACCAGCCGTGCACCGGTCTGGACTCCTCCAAGGGCAAGCCCCCCGCGCGGCCCGTCCCCCCCCCGAGGGGTCCGTCCCTCCCCGGGGCCCGGAGCGCATGGCGGCGCCGGGTGTGTTATCGCTCGGGGACGATGCCGCCGACGCCGCCCGCCGCCGCCCCCGCCGGGGTCAACCTCTATGACATGCCCCGCGCCGCCCTGGGCGAGTGGCTGAGCACCCGCGGCTACAGCGCCCACTACCGGGATCTGCTCTGGAGCGCGCTCTACCGCCAGCAGGTGGGCGGCCTCGAGGAGCTGCAGGGCCTCAAGCCCGAGCTGGTGGCGATGCTGCGCGCGGAGGCCCGGCTGGACAGGCCCGCGCCGCACCACGAGGCGGTGAGCACGGACGGCTTCACGCGCAAGCTGCTCTTGCGGATGCACGACGGGCAGACGGTGGAGACGGTGCTCATGCGGTTCAAGGGCCGGGCCACGGTGTGCCTGAGCACCCAGGCGGGGTGCGCCATGGGCTGCGTCTTCTGCGCCACGGGGCAGATGGGCTTCGTGCGGCACCTGTCGCCCGGGGAGATCATCGGCCAGGTGCTGCACGTCACGCGGCTGTTGCGCGAGACGAACGAGACCTTGCGCAACGTGGTGCTCATGGGCATGGGCGAGCCCCTGCACAACTACGAGGGCACGCTCGCGGCGGTGGACATCCTCGTGGACGCGCTGGGCCTGGCGCTCGGGCCGCGCTTCATCACCTTGAGCACCGTGGGCGTGGTGCCCGGCATCCGCCGGCTCGCGGACGAGGACCGGCCGGTGCAGCTGGCCGTCAGCCTGCACGGCGCCACGGACGCGGAGCGCGGCGCGCTGGTGCCCACGGCGCGCAAGTGGCCCCTCGCCGAGCTGATGGACGCCTGCCGCTACTACTCGGACAAGCGCAAGCGCCGCATCTTCTATGAGTGGGCGCTCATCGCCGGGCAGAACGACACGCCCGCGCAGGCCCACGCCCTGGGCGCCCTGCTCCAGGGCATGGACGCCCACGTCAACCTCATCCCCCTCAACCCCACGGTGGGCTACGCCCAGGCGCCCAGCGGCCCGGACGCCGTGCGCGGCTTCCAGGACATCCTCGCGGGCTACGGCCTGCCCAGCACCGTGCGGCAGCGGCGGGGCATCGACATCGACGCGGGGTGTGGCCAGCTCAAGGCCGCCGTGGAGCGCGCACGCCCGGCGCGTGTGGCGGCCACGCCCTCCTGACGGAGGCTCGCCCCCGTCCCGGGACGCCCATGGCGAGCGCCTTGACTCCCCACATCGTCATCGTCGGCGCGGGCCCCGCGGGCTCCTCGGCCGCGATCCTGCTCGCGCAGCGGGGCGCGCGCGTCACCCTGCTCGAGCGCGCCCGCTTCCCCCGGGACAAGACGTGTGGGGATGGCTGCACGCCCCGGGCCCTGTGGATGCTGGAGCGGCTGGGGCTCGGCGCCCTGCCCGACGAGGTGGGCGCGCCGGTGGACTCGGTGCGCGCCGTGTCCCCCGGCGGCCTCACGTGGAACGCCGTCATCCCCGAGCGGCTCTTTGGCGGGCGCGCCAGCGTGGTGCCCCGGGAGGTGCTCGACGAGCGGCTGGTGCGGCGCGCGGTGCAGGTGGGCGCCACGCTGCGCGAGGGCGTGCGGGTGGTGGGCCTGGAGCGCGCGCGCGACGCGCTGCGCGTACACTGTCAGACCGGCGAGCCACTCGACGCCGACGTGGTGCTCGGGTGTGACGGCTCGCCCTCGGTGGTGCGCGGCGCGCTCGGCGCCCCGGCGTTCCCCGAGCACGAGGGCGCCTTCGCCGTGCGCGCCTATTATGAGGACGTGCGGCTGACCCACCCGCGCAGCATGGGCTTCTTCTGGGAGGAGGCCCTGCTGCCCGCGTACGGGTGGATCTTCCCGCTGCCCGGAGGCCGCGCCAACGTGGGGCTCGGCATGCGCGCCGACCAGCTCGCCGCGTCCGGCGCGCGGCTGCCCGAGCTGCTCGAGCGCTTCTGCGCCAGCCCCCACGTGGCCCGGGAGCTCACGGGCGCCCGGCGCGTGGGCCGGGTCAAGGGCCACCACCTGCCCTACGGCTCCTCGGCCCACCAGACCACCTTCGATCGCGCGCTGCTGCTCGGCGACGCGGCCGGCTTCGTCAATCCGCTCACGGGCGAGGGCATCGAGTTCGCCCTGGAGTCGGGCGCCTTCGCCGCCGAGACGCTCGTGGAGGCCTTCTCCACGGGAGACCTGTCGGCGCGGGGACTGCACGGCTACGCGCGGCGCTGGCGCCCGCGCTTTCGCACCGCGTTCCGGCTCAATCGTCGGTTGATGTGGGCCTTCGAGCGGCCGCGCATGCTCGACCGCGTCTTCCGCATCGCCAACCAGGAGACCTGGGCCGGGGACGAGCTCATCGACGTGCTCAGTGGCGAGGCGACGCGGCTGTCCTGGCGTTTCCTCGCGGCGGTGACCTTCCGCAGCTGAGCGGGGCGGCGCCTCGCGCCCGAGGACGAGACGAGTGTTCACCGGCGGCGCCCGGGCCGCCTCCGCGCGGTGCGTCACCGGCGTGCACTGACGCGTGGATGACGTCTGAACGGGAAGCGTCCGCCCCAGCCCGCTGTCCCCTTGCATGCCCTCGGAGCGTGGGCACATTCTCCCTCGCGGACGGCCATTACAGAGAGGCGGGGGAATGCTTTCCATTCATGAGCATACGAATCTGCAAGAGGCCAGCGACGAACTGTTGGAGTTCGTCCTGGAGCCCTCCAACTGGATGACGGCCACCGCCACGGGGCAGGCACCCGCGTCGGTGCCCGCTCAGGACGTGCAGAACCAGCGCCGCGTGGGAGCGCTGCGCGTGTACGCGGTGGTGGAGGTCGCGCCCTCGCTGGAAGTCTTCCTGCGCGTGGCCTTCCGCGCGCCGGGCCTCACGCCGGTGAAGGCGGCGGACCACCTGGAGACGTTCCTCAAGCAGCGCCTGCCGCTCACGCCCAACAGCGAGTGGCAGGTGGAAGTGGACGAGCGGCGGTGGATCCACTTCGTGCGCCGCTACGCCTCTGCGCGCCTTCAGGCGTGAAGCCCCGCGGGCGCATCCGCCTCCCCCTCACCGGGGAGGGCCATGCGCCCGCCCGTCACCTGGCCGCCCTCCACCTCGATGAGCCAGTACCCCTCGCGGCCCGCCTGCGTGGAGGAGCCCGCGCCGAACACGTGGGGGCGCTCCGCGGTGGCCGGATGGTGGTAGCGCCGGTGGATGTGGCCATGCAGCACCGCGAAGCGCGGCCCCGGCAGCAGGGACAACAGCGCTTGGGCATCCTTCAAGCCATGGAAGCGGTGATCCGCGCGGCCCCGTGCGGTGAAGGGCGCGTGGTGCACGCCCACCAGGACGGCCCGGCCCGCGAGCCGTGGGTCCTCCACGATTCCCGCCAGTCCCTCCAATTGCGCCGCGCCGATGTGGCCATAGGCGAGCCCAGGCACGGGCGGCACCCGCGCCGAGGACAGGCCCACCACTGCGGCCTCGTCGCCCACCAGGCGCACGAAGGGAAAGGCGCCCTCGCGCTGGTACTCGGGCAGGTCGCTCTCCATCAACGCGCCGAAGTGCCGGGCGAAGCGCCCCGTGCGGTGGCTGCCCGGAGTGAAGACGTCGTGGTTGCCGGGAATGACCGTGCACCGGCGCGGCATGTCCGCCAGGGGCCCGAGCGACTGGCGCGCGAGCACGAACTCGGGCTCCAGCGCGTACTGGGTGAGGTCTCCGGTGACGATGAGGTGATCCACGCCGGGCCGCAGCGAGTCGCGCGCGATGGCGGCGAACGTCCCGGGGGCGTGCGCGAAGGCCTTTCGCCGCCCCCCCCACTGCTCGAACATGGCGAGCCACCGCCGCCAGCCCAGGGGCCCGAGCGGCAGCGCCGCGTAGTCCGCCGTCATGTGGACATCCGAGCAGTGCAGGAAGCGCATCCGTCTCCTCCTCGCGAAAACTGCGCACGCCGCGCGCGGGGGCCAAGCTAGGCTGCCCGGCTCGACCCCATGAGCTTTCGCGGACGCTTCGCGCCCAGCCCCACCGGCCGCATCCACCTCGGCAATGCCCGCAGTGCCCTGCTGGGCTGGCTGCAGGCCCGCGCGGCCGGGGGCCGCTTCCTCTTGCGCATCGAGGACCTGGACCGCGCACGCTGCAGGCCCGCCTTCCTGGAGGACCTGTACCGGGACCTGACGTGGCTGGGGCTGGACTGGGACGAGCCCCCGCTCGTGCAGAGCGAGCGCGGAGACCTCTACCGCGACGCCCTGGAGCGGCTGGAGCGCCTGGGCCGCGTCTACCCCTGCTTCTGCACACGCGCGGAGATCGCCCGGGCGGCGAGCGCGCCCCACGGCCTGGGCGACGAGGGCCCCCGCTATCCCGGCACCTGCGCCCTGCTGCCCCGGGAGGTCCGCGAGGAGCGCGCGCGCACCCGGCCCCCGGCGATGCGCTTCCAGCCCCTGCCGGGCGCGTGGTGCTTCGAGGACGGGCTGCACGGCCCGGTGTGCCAGGACGTGGCCACGCTGGTGGGGGACTTCGTCGTGCGCCGCAATGACGGCGTGGCCAGCTACCAACTCGCGGTGGTGGTGGACGACGTGGCCAGCGGCATCACCGACGTGCTCCGGGGCGATGATCTGCTCGGCTCCACCCCCCGGCAACTCCAGCTGTACCAGGCGCTGGGCGCCCCACCGCCCCGCTTCTGGCACGTGCCCCTGGTGCTGGGCGAGGACGGCAAGCGGCTGGCCAAGCGCGAGGGCGCCTTCGCGGTGGCCGAGCTGCGCGAGCGGGGCCTTCCCGTCGAGCGCGTGCTGGGAGTGCTCGCCGCCTGGAGCGGGCTCGGGGATGGAAGCCCGGTGACGCTCGCCGAGCTCGTCCGCCGCTTCGAGCCGGGTGCCCTGCCTCGCGCGCCCGTGGTGGCCCGGGAAGCCCTGCTGCGAGAAGCCTTGGGATGGGAGCCCGCACCGAGGGGTTGAGGTGGGTATGTCGGGACGCGCCGTGTTCCTCTGGATAGCCCTGCCCTTCGTGGCCCTGAGCGCGCTGGCGCTCTGGTGGACGCGCGAGCCTCCGCCCGCGCCCATCCGTGTGGTGCCCGTCCCCCTGGCGCCCGAGCCTCCGCCCGCCGAGCCCACGCCGGAGCCGCCCGCGCCGCCCCCGCTCGCGCGGCCAGTCCCGCCGCCGCCGCGCCCGGCCCCCGAGGACCCGCCCCTGCCGGAGATTCCCCCGGGCACCTGGCGCCCCGAGGAGGTCCACGTGGCGCTCCAGGCGATCCAGCCGCTGATGCGCCAGTGTCTGCGGGACGCCGAGGGCCGCCACGTGGGACCCCAGGACGTCCGCATGCGCTTCACCCTCGAGTCCCGCGAGGGGCGGGGCCATTTCCTGCGCGGCGAGGTGGTGGACAGCAGCCTGCAGGATCCCTTCGTCTTCGCCTGCCTGCAGGACACCCTGGAGGACACCACCTTCCCGGCGCCCGAGGGTCGGCCACCGCTGACCCTCACCTACCCGTTCCACTCGCGCGCCGCGCGCTGAGCCCACACCCCCCGTCCGGGCCGCGGGCGCCGGGTGATCGCCGCACAATTTTCCACCCGGTCTGCCGCGAGGGCCGACGGGAGGACTCCCGCGAGAACAGACGTTCTTGAAATCCGGGGCGGTGCGTTATGGTGTATGCCCTCGCTCGCGACATGCCCGTCACCGTTCAACAGCTCGTTCCCCGGGACACCGAAGCGCTGCGGGCGCTGCTCGCGCGGGATCCAGCCCACAACCTCTACCTCCTGGGGTTGTTGGAGGAGTTCGGCCTCGTGTCCGCGGAGCAGCGGGGCAGCTTCTCCTACTGGGGGCGCTTCGATGGCGGCACGCTCACCGCGGCGCTCTTCGTGGGCGGCGAGGGCGGGCTGCTGGTGCCCTCGGCCCATGACGGCGCGTCCACGGGCGTCATCGCGGACGCGCTGGCGGATCGGGTGCGGCTGCGCTCGGCGGTGGGCGAGAAGCCCGCGGTGGACGCGCTCGTGCGCAGCCTGTGCACGGGCAAGCCGAAGCTCTCGCGCACCTACCGGCTCTTCTCCGTGTCCGCCGATGACCTGGGCCCCTTCACCAACCCGCTCTTGCGGCTGGCGCGCGACGAGGACCTCGCGCGCCTGTTGCCCCTGGCGGCCGGGGCGGTGAAGGAGCTGCACGAGCGGGATCCCCTCGTGGAGGACTCGCGCTTCGAGCAGCGGGTGGCCCAGCGGGTGCGCGCGCGGCGCACCTACGTGTTGGAGGAGAACGGCGAGCTGGTGTTCAAGGTGGACATCGGCAGCCGCTCCCAATACGGCGCGGAGCTGGAGGGCCTGTACACAGTGCCCGCCCACCGCCGCAAGGGCCACGCCGTGCTGTGCCTGGGACAGATCTCCCGCTTCCTGCTCTCGTCCCTGCCACGACTCACGCTCCGGGTGGAGGAGAAGGACGAGTCCATGGCGCGCATCGCCCGGCGGGTGGGCTACCTGGCCGGACGCACCCAGCGCCTGGTGCTGATGGACTGATAGAGTCCGCCGCCTCATGTCCCGCCCCACGCTCGACCGCCGTCCCCTCTCCGGAGAGGGCCCCGTCATCCTCCGGGTCCCCACGGATCCGCGCTGGCTGCCCCTCGCGCTCGAGCGCTTCGACGAAGTGCTCGTGGACCATGCCCACTGCGAGAAGAAGGCCGCCGCCAACGCCCTGTCGATGATCCAGGTCTACCCGGACCTGCCGGGCCTGCCCGCGCAGATGGCGCGGCTGGCGCGCGAGGAGAGCTCGCACCTGGCGCGGGTGCTGGAGTTGATGGCCGACCGGGGCCTGACGCTCGGCCGCGACGTGGGCGACCCCTACGCCCAGGGACTGCAGAAGGCGGTGCGCACCTCGC includes:
- a CDS encoding dienelactone hydrolase family protein, producing MSSWLTRVSLVAALSACSAAAPPRETVSAAPLDELAIEAPVASRAFVSFPAVGSPTPLQVAGLLSVPQGLSGRMPAVVIAHGSGGVDTRGAFYARALHEAGIATLEIDMWAARGLTGGAEGRPQAVSETLPDAYGALKYLSAHPAIDASRIGIMGFSWGGVMSMLTATRENEARAESGQRFVAHAPLYPVCWVYNRVPGYGFSNLTGAPVFIQAGTADAYDAPDSCRTLIDSLGRSDNAHVSLAVYPGATHGWDRLQPAARITDPYSHRGEGGEVDLVPSPESALESRKALVLFFQRAFELIP
- a CDS encoding diguanylate cyclase domain-containing protein, with amino-acid sequence MPPPLRRSAPLACPSSCWCALVSEPVAAKVLVVEDNRTMLALMQYYLSKDFTVFLARSAEEALEVLQREQLHAVVSDQNLGDGLMGVDLLKRVSELQPHAARILVTASQKLEDAQKAINEARVNHFLTKPFTEQELKNTVGQAVHNAALVAIRDKMVLELKEQLGLRPALKPATGRSPLSSTRVKTVEPRSAESRVSSQPLIPESERLAFRDGLTGLYNHRYFQEALSAGLLSARRREQKLVLLMVDIDGFRHLNLTRGYAEGDKLLRRVAQLVTDLMEDPVTHARSDNSSEISARYDWDVFGVVLCNADLDRALNYAERLRKAVEELDFPEGTGAAVGAVTVSTGVAVFPDQARTEQDLVSAAERALRASKAAGPNRIFVAPKG
- a CDS encoding glutamate--cysteine ligase; this encodes MGLQIQSETFTDEEYGRFSQRLEESLGVLREVLARPGFGVGEHSLGAELELFLVDTHGRPLPLNKEVLGRTEDPRVTVEIGRFNLECNMLPGPLAGRPFSAMRAEFESALAEVRRAAATVGGRVVVTGILPTLRDGDLGPSSLTPMARYRAMATSLRRNRGAEPVRVVIQGEDQFSREWDEVTLEGANTSVQFHLRTNPADFARLYNACQLATAPVLAISGNSPFLLGRRLWDETRVALFRQAVDDRGEVSAEAPRPGRVSFGHGWVREGPWELFAESVALYPPLLPVMGEESPREALARGAVPRLDELRLHQGTVWSWNRAVYDPGDGGHVRIEMRALPAGPTVEDMLANGALLLGLTLGLGRQVDAWLPAMPFAYAQQNFLRAARQGMDATLLWPERPLSMPRPVSAPVLVERLLPIAREGLVGAGVDPTEVEALLGLIQARVRARCTGARWQRKMLARLEGHMPRPDALGALLERYVALSASGSPVHEWPGD
- a CDS encoding FAD/NAD(P)-binding protein encodes the protein MSSERRWDVLVVGGGASGTLLAVQLLRHASGPLRVALLERSGNIGPGLAYSTPSASHLLNVPVAKMSAFADDPEHFLRWMRRVAPDTAPCDFVQRRRYGQYLESVLRTARRHAAPQVSFMPLKGEAVSLSRADGGGYQVELLDGSRLEAQRVVLAVGNAQPADLPVEDLGLFASPRYVRSPWAPGALDGIAPHDPVLLIGTGLTMVDTVLSLAERHHEGRIHAVSRHGLLPHVHRHGPAAPPPTFPAPRHVRSLLGTLRREAARAPEDWRGVVDALRPVTASLWGDLAPSERRRFLCHLRTFWDVHRHRMAPSVNETVRQLRSAGVLRPQAARVRGFRMVDEQWVEARLSPRGLGREESLRVRHVINCTGPDASLGRGHPLLRALLDSGLGRLDSLGLGLATDGEGALLDARGRVAEGLFTLGPLRRGELWESTAVPEIRAQATALSSRLLRAFASQPGLSPSRLSLPLS
- the rlmN gene encoding 23S rRNA (adenine(2503)-C(2))-methyltransferase RlmN; amino-acid sequence: MPPTPPAAAPAGVNLYDMPRAALGEWLSTRGYSAHYRDLLWSALYRQQVGGLEELQGLKPELVAMLRAEARLDRPAPHHEAVSTDGFTRKLLLRMHDGQTVETVLMRFKGRATVCLSTQAGCAMGCVFCATGQMGFVRHLSPGEIIGQVLHVTRLLRETNETLRNVVLMGMGEPLHNYEGTLAAVDILVDALGLALGPRFITLSTVGVVPGIRRLADEDRPVQLAVSLHGATDAERGALVPTARKWPLAELMDACRYYSDKRKRRIFYEWALIAGQNDTPAQAHALGALLQGMDAHVNLIPLNPTVGYAQAPSGPDAVRGFQDILAGYGLPSTVRQRRGIDIDAGCGQLKAAVERARPARVAATPS
- a CDS encoding NAD(P)/FAD-dependent oxidoreductase: MTPHIVIVGAGPAGSSAAILLAQRGARVTLLERARFPRDKTCGDGCTPRALWMLERLGLGALPDEVGAPVDSVRAVSPGGLTWNAVIPERLFGGRASVVPREVLDERLVRRAVQVGATLREGVRVVGLERARDALRVHCQTGEPLDADVVLGCDGSPSVVRGALGAPAFPEHEGAFAVRAYYEDVRLTHPRSMGFFWEEALLPAYGWIFPLPGGRANVGLGMRADQLAASGARLPELLERFCASPHVARELTGARRVGRVKGHHLPYGSSAHQTTFDRALLLGDAAGFVNPLTGEGIEFALESGAFAAETLVEAFSTGDLSARGLHGYARRWRPRFRTAFRLNRRLMWAFERPRMLDRVFRIANQETWAGDELIDVLSGEATRLSWRFLAAVTFRS
- a CDS encoding metallophosphoesterase family protein, with product MRFLHCSDVHMTADYAALPLGPLGWRRWLAMFEQWGGRRKAFAHAPGTFAAIARDSLRPGVDHLIVTGDLTQYALEPEFVLARQSLGPLADMPRRCTVIPGNHDVFTPGSHRTGRFARHFGALMESDLPEYQREGAFPFVRLVGDEAAVVGLSSARVPPVPGLAYGHIGAAQLEGLAGIVEDPRLAGRAVLVGVHHAPFTARGRADHRFHGLKDAQALLSLLPGPRFAVLHGHIHRRYHHPATAERPHVFGAGSSTQAGREGYWLIEVEGGQVTGGRMALPGEGEADAPAGLHA
- the gluQRS gene encoding tRNA glutamyl-Q(34) synthetase GluQRS is translated as MSFRGRFAPSPTGRIHLGNARSALLGWLQARAAGGRFLLRIEDLDRARCRPAFLEDLYRDLTWLGLDWDEPPLVQSERGDLYRDALERLERLGRVYPCFCTRAEIARAASAPHGLGDEGPRYPGTCALLPREVREERARTRPPAMRFQPLPGAWCFEDGLHGPVCQDVATLVGDFVVRRNDGVASYQLAVVVDDVASGITDVLRGDDLLGSTPRQLQLYQALGAPPPRFWHVPLVLGEDGKRLAKREGAFAVAELRERGLPVERVLGVLAAWSGLGDGSPVTLAELVRRFEPGALPRAPVVAREALLREALGWEPAPRG
- a CDS encoding GNAT family N-acetyltransferase; protein product: MPVTVQQLVPRDTEALRALLARDPAHNLYLLGLLEEFGLVSAEQRGSFSYWGRFDGGTLTAALFVGGEGGLLVPSAHDGASTGVIADALADRVRLRSAVGEKPAVDALVRSLCTGKPKLSRTYRLFSVSADDLGPFTNPLLRLARDEDLARLLPLAAGAVKELHERDPLVEDSRFEQRVAQRVRARRTYVLEENGELVFKVDIGSRSQYGAELEGLYTVPAHRRKGHAVLCLGQISRFLLSSLPRLTLRVEEKDESMARIARRVGYLAGRTQRLVLMD
- a CDS encoding tRNA-(ms[2]io[6]A)-hydroxylase; this translates as MSRPTLDRRPLSGEGPVILRVPTDPRWLPLALERFDEVLVDHAHCEKKAAANALSMIQVYPDLPGLPAQMARLAREESSHLARVLELMADRGLTLGRDVGDPYAQGLQKAVRTSHEGRRVDRLLVAAVIEARSCERLSLLAEGLEEPPLRRFYAELAQSEDGHQSLFFRLAVTAADGDVAQVDARLDELLQLEAQVLERVGLRAAIH